In Sander lucioperca isolate FBNREF2018 chromosome 21, SLUC_FBN_1.2, whole genome shotgun sequence, the following proteins share a genomic window:
- the LOC116059654 gene encoding TOM1-like protein 2 isoform X7 translates to MEFLLGNPYSTPVGQCIERATDGGLQNEDWTLNMEICDIVNETDEGPKDAMRALKKRLGGNKNYREVMLALTVLETCVKNCGHRFHIQVANRDFIDGVLVKIISPKNNPPTIVQDKVLSLIQAWADAFRSSPDLTGVVHIYEELKRKGIEFPMADLDALSPIHTPQRVTPEVDPAMIKYLAPASPAAGSPKPTPTPTLTPTLTPASATPVSHMPSPITATPEQIARLRSELDVVRGNTKVMSEMLTEMVPGQEDASDLELLQELNRTCRAMQQRVVELISRVSNEEVTEELLHVNDDLNNIFLRYERYERYRSGRAAQNNGLMEMLNEATEDNLIDLGPGSPAVVSPRIRSSPPAHFTAGATASPAHNPTTASLSSALAVIDVASDSVSGTLSSLPVRNQDDFDMFAQTRTSSLADQRKNVKYEDPQTLGGLASALDVRQQNTGGVLFCC, encoded by the exons ATGGAGTTCTTACTTGGAAATCCGTACAGCACTCCCGTGGGCCAATGCATAG AGAGGGCCACAGATGGAGGCCTACAGAATGAGGACTGGACCCTCAACATGGAGATCTGTGATATAGTAAACGAGACGGACGAGGG GCCAAAAGATGCCATGCGGGCACTGAAGAAGAGACTTGGTGGCAACAAGAACTACAGAGAAGTGATGCTCGCACTAACT GTATTGGAGACATGTGTGAAAAACTGCGGTCACAGGTTTCATATCCAGGTGGCCAACAGAGATTTCATCGATGGTGTCTTGGTCAAAATCATCTCCCCCAAAAACAATCCTCCAACCATCGTACAAGACAAAGTGCTGTCGCTCATACAG GCCTGGGCTGATGCCTTCAGGAGTAGCCCCGATCTAACTGGTGTGGTCCATATTTATGAGGAACTGAAGAGGAAAGGCATTGAGTTCCCAATGGCAGACCTGGATGCATTGTCTCCCATCCACACACCACAGAGG gtTACACCAGAGGTGGACCCAGCCATGATCAAGTACCTAGCCCCTGCCTCACCTGCCGCTGGGAGTCCTAAACCTACCCCAACCCCAACCCTGACCCCAACCCTGACCCCTGCCTCTGCCACACCGGTCTCCCACATGCCCAGCCCCATCACAGCAACCCCTGAACAG ATCGCCCGGCTGCGCAGTGAGCTGGACGTAGTGAGAGGAAACACCAAAGTGATGTCAGAGATGCTAACGGAGATGGTCCCTGGGCAGGAAGATGCCTCTGACCTGGAACTGCTTCAG GAGTTGAACAGAACATGCAGGGCTATGCAGCAGAGAGTGGTGGAGCTGATTTCACGCGTCTCTAACGAAGAAGTGACCGAGGAACTGCTACATGTCAATGACGACCTAAACAACATTTTCCTCCGATATGAGAG GTACGAGAGGTACCGGTCGGGTAGAGCTGCACAGAACAACGGG CTGATGGAG ATGTTGAATGAGGCCACAGAGGACAACCTGATAGACCTGGGCCCGGGCTCCCCCGCTGTGGTCTCACCCAGGATCCGCTCCAGCCCTCCAGCCCACTTCACCGCGGGGGCCACTGCCTCCCCAGCCCATAACCCCACTACAGCCTCCCTATCATCTGCACTAGCTGTTATTG ATGTAGCTTCAGACAGCGTGAGCGGTACTCTGTCCTCTCTACCAGTCCGCAACCAGGATGACTTTGACATGTTTGCCCAGACCAGGACCAGCTCTCTGGCTGATCAGCGCAAAAA TGTAAAGTACGAGGACCCTCAGACTCTGGGCGGCCTGGCCTCAGCTTTGGATGTGAGACAACAGAACACAGGAGGG GTGTTGTTCTGTTGTTGA
- the drc3 gene encoding dynein regulatory complex subunit 3, producing MTRRGGKSTTLMDEEILKKAIVEQAEQEPQDQAGLIIKAEEIHFNEILKLRLEYRNILIIDHLWEFTSLAKLDLNHNLIEKIEGLDRLINLTWLNLTFNSIEKIEGLESLRKLEVLNLSNNRISVIENMDTLEKITHFFIANNLIEKLDKVLYLRKFKNLFTVNLFGNPVSKEDDYKFFIAAYFPNLVCLDYRLLDEKTKNEASIKYHYVLEEMKCEELLMQQADEAEQSQESEVKLHTDAFVEFLNGSYLFKSMFEDDPEAETLHCVPEVAYLLQTFEHQMVELCMQLFEIGLAERKRRETEVNSFFGGQNKAVMDYQQKASEILENFEQEQKKRIVELKQLSDPDLLKVKINHYNDEINQLCNSLMALEFQLVSQLEDIIKKLDINISDMVGNFSETVQGIFVQCRDLEDNYNEKVRKIAVATLEDVAKDKLDKDMPDDVKMLFTDKDTVMDALTTGHDNHLLKINGRETQLVTRVNAWKVALIKGIQDKELKRNRMRISDIHRYVDHLWEQLEELQYHHL from the exons ATGACGAGGCGTGGTGGTAAATCTACCACGTTGATGGATGAGGAGATTCTGAAGAAGGCAATAGTGGAGCAAGCAGAGCAAGAGCCTCAAGATCAGGCTGGGCTTATTATCAAGGCGGAGGAAATCCACTTCAATGAAATCCTTAAACTACGTCTGGAATACAGAA ACATCCTGATTATTGACCACTTATGGGAATTCACATCCTTGGCAAAACTGGATTTGAACCACAACCTCATAGAGAAGATTGAAGGCTTGGACCGTCTGATTAATCTGACATGGCTTA ATCTGACATTCAACAGCATCGAGAAAATTGAAGGTCTGGAGTCTCTGCGGAAGCTTGAAGTTCTGAATTTGTCCAATAACAGAATCTCTGTTATTGAAAACATGGACACACTTGAGAAAATCACTCATTTCTTCATCGCCAACAACCTCATTGAAAAGCTGGACAAA GTGCTCTATCTCAGGAAGTTCAAGAACCTGTTCACTGTCAACCTATTTGGAAATCCTGTCTCAAAGGAAGACGATTACAAATTTTTCATCGCAGCCTACTTTCCAAACTTGGTGTGTCTTGACTACAGATTACTTGACGAGAAGACA AAAAATGAAGCATCTATCAAATACCACTATGTCCTTGAGGAGATGAAATGCGAGGAGCTGCTGATGCAACAAGCTGATGAGGCAGAGCAAAGCCAGGAATCTGAAGTCAAATTACACACG GATGCCTTCGTGGAGTTCCTGAATGGCTCTTACCTGTTTAAAAGCATGTTTGAAGACGATCCAGAGGCAGAGACACTGCACTGTGTGCCTGAAGTGGCTTACCTGCTTCAAAC ATTTGAGCACCAAATGGTGGAGCTGTGTATGCAGTTATTTGAAATAGGTTTGGCTGAACGTAAGcgaagagagacagaggtgaACTCCTTCTTCGGTGGTCAGAATAAGGCTGTGATGGACTACCAGCAGAAAGCATCGGAAATATTGGAAAATTTTGAACAGGAACAGAAAAAG AGGATAGTGGAGTTGAAGCAGTTATCAGACCCAGACCTGCTCAAGGTCAAGATCAACCACTACAACGATGAAATCAACCAACTCTGTAACAGCCTCATGGCACTGGAGTTTCAGCTGGTCAGCCAGCTGGAG GATATCATAAAAAAATTGGACATCAACATCTCAGATATGGTTGGCAACTTCAGTGAAACTGTTCAAGGGAT ATTTGTGCAATGTCGAGATCTGGAGGATAATTATAATGAGAAGGTGCGAAAGATTGCTGTAGCAACTCTGGAGGACGTGGCCAAGGACAAACTAGACAAGGACATGCCAGATGATGTTAAAATG CTGtttacagacaaagacacagtgATGGATGCACTGACAACTGGCCACGATAACCACCTGCTGAAGATCAATGGCCGAGAGACTCAGTTGGTTACACGTGTCAATGCCTGGAAAGTGGCCCTCATTAAAGGG ATTCAAGACAAAGAACTTAAGCGGAACCGCATGCGCATCTCAGACATTCACAGATATGTGGACCACTTGTGGGAGCAGCTGGAAGAGTTGCAGTATCATCATCTGTAA